The Pseudodesulfovibrio sediminis genome includes the window GACGCCACGCTTACGGGCGACAATCAGATTTTCCTTTCAGCTACCCGCCGTCAGGCCGACGTGTTCCGCGCCTACATCGTGGCCGTGGCAAAAGAGAAATTCGACATCGAGCTGAAGGGCAAGGATGAGATTGTCCTGCACACGGCCAAGGGACCTGCCACGCTCTATTTTCTGTCCAATAATTCCAAGTCCGCGCAGTCCTATCATGGGCATGTGTACATCGATGAATATTTCTGGATCACGAAATTCAACGAGCTGTACAAGGTCGCCACCGGCATGGCCGCGCACAAGAAGTGGCGGCGCACCCTGTTCTCCACGCCGTCCGCAGTCACCCATGACGCCTATGATCTATGGACCGGTGACCGTTTCAACAAACGATGGAGGCGCAAAAACAAGCGTAAGGAATTTCCCTCTTTCAAGGAGTGTCAGGCCGGAGCCGTTGGGCCGGATAAAGTATGGCGGTATGTCATCACCCTGAAGGACGCGGAAAATGGCGGCTGTGATCTATTCGACAGTGATGAGCTGCGTTTGGAATACAGCCCGGATGAATTCCGCAACCTGTTCATGTGCGAGTTTGTGGATGACACGCAGGCCGTGTTCAAGCTCCACGATTTGGAAGCCTGTTATTGTGACATTGACGACTGGACAGACTTTGATCCAGACGCTCTGCGCCCATTCGGCGACATGCCTGTGTGGGGTGGGTATGACCCCAGCCGCCACCGGGATGATTCTTCCTTTGTTATTCTTGCGCCGCCACTGAAGCCGGGCGGAAAGTTTCGGATATTGGCCCGGTTTAAATGGGTCAATAAGTCTTTCTCCTGGCAGGCTGACCAGATTGAGGAACTGACCAAGCGTTTCAATTTCGTCCACATCGGCATCGATGTCACCGGGCCGGGGTATGGCGTGTATGAAAACGTGAAGGCGTTTTTCCCGGCAGCCATGCCCATCCATTACAGCCTCACCACCAAAATAGAATTGGTCCTGAAGGGCAAGGACGTCATCGAGAGCGGACGCCTGGAATGGGACGCCGGACAGTCCGACATTGCCCACGCCTTCCTGACCATCCGGCAGGACACGACCGGCAGCGGTATGGTCACTTATTCGGCAGGACGGACCGAGGCCACCGGCCATGCGGATGTGGCCTGGGCCATCATGCACGCCCTCTACAACGAACCCCTGAACGTGAAGCATAAACAAAAAGTCGTCATTGCCTGACAACAATAAGGAGCATCCATGAGCGATTCCCAGATATTTACTTTTGGCGATCCAGAGCCGGTTCTGGATGGTGCCATCTATGACAATCTCGGCGCGTACCTGTGGGACAATGGGCGATACTATGAAACGCCTGTTCCGCTGACCGGCCTTGCCCGGCTTCTGCGCGCCAACGCCTACCATGGCCCGGCCCTTGGGTTTAAAACTCAGCAGATCATGCGTGGCTTTCATGCATCCAATGCGGTCAGTCGTAAGGCCATGAAAGCCATGGCAAAGGATTATGTGGTTTTTGAAAATGCCTATTTTCAGAAGATTCGTAATTTCATCGGTGAAGTGGTGGAGCTGAAGCACCTCCCGGCAATTAACATGCGTCGCATGAAGGAACCGGACACCTTTTGCATGCTTCAGATCCACGGCGAGCTGCTCCCGTTTGAACAGGGCGAAGTCCTGCATATCAAGAGCTATGACGTCAGCCAGACCATTTACGGTTTGCCGGAATATCTGGGCGCGATCCAGTCCATGTTGCTCAATGAAGAGGCCACCCTGTTCAGGCGCAAGTATTATCGGAACGGCGCGCACATGGGCTACGTGTTTAATACGACGGGCAACATAGACAAGGACGCTCAGGAACAACTGAAAGAAAAAATCAAAGGCACCAAAGGGCTGGGGAATTTCCGGTCCATGTATGTCCATATCCCTGACGGGGACAAGGACTCCGTTCGGATTCTGCCAGTGGGTGACTTCTCAACCAAAGACGAATTGGAAAAAATCAAGAATCTGTCTCGGGATGACATTATCGCGGCCCACCGCATGCCCCCGGCCCTGGCCTGCCTCATCCCGCAGAATCAAACCGGCTTCGGCGACATCGTCAAGATCGACGCCGTGTATCAGAAAAACGAGATCCACCCCATTCAAGATGAACTGGCCGAGGATATCAATGAAGTTCTTGTGCAGCGTGACCGAATCTCGTTTGACCGTGAAACTGACAATCAGGCAGTGTGATGAATCAACGAGGAAAACACCATGGCATTCAGAGTATATTGTCCCACATGCGGCAAGGTCGCCCGAATCACCAGCTCCAACAATATGAACCGGCAGTTCAAGCAGGCATATTGCATCTGCTCGAACCCGGCTTGCGGCCACACGTTCGTAATGAATGTCGAGTTTGACCACACCCTCAGTCCCTCGGCCCTGTCCATCCCGGAGAACCTGCGCAAGCAGATCCGCGAGACAGACCCCGCCCACCAGGCTTCCTTGTTTCAGGACATGGGTATCGGCTGAATTTTATACAAAATAGAAAGCCCCGGCAGCGTAAATGCTGTCGGGGCTTTGCTTTTAATCTGACTTAGGATCGTTCAATTCTTGCGGAGATGCGATTTGAATTGTTTGTGTCACGGTGTCACCTACATGTTCCATCTCGTTGAGGATTCCTCTAAGGAGGTTGGTGAATCCGATATTGAATCCAATCAGGCTTAAGTAAAAAATTCCAATAAGAAGTGCTGCTAAGAATGTCCCGATAATACTGGAAGTGATGTTTTTCCTCCAACTGCCTTTCAGTCGATCCTTGATTTCTTCTTCCATGACTGCAGTCATTTCTGTGACGGTATCAGCGCTAACTTCGTTGAAGACTGCCGCCATTTTTTCCGAAGCATCTTGTTTGTATATGTCTACATGTTCACAACAG containing:
- a CDS encoding phage portal protein produces the protein MSDSQIFTFGDPEPVLDGAIYDNLGAYLWDNGRYYETPVPLTGLARLLRANAYHGPALGFKTQQIMRGFHASNAVSRKAMKAMAKDYVVFENAYFQKIRNFIGEVVELKHLPAINMRRMKEPDTFCMLQIHGELLPFEQGEVLHIKSYDVSQTIYGLPEYLGAIQSMLLNEEATLFRRKYYRNGAHMGYVFNTTGNIDKDAQEQLKEKIKGTKGLGNFRSMYVHIPDGDKDSVRILPVGDFSTKDELEKIKNLSRDDIIAAHRMPPALACLIPQNQTGFGDIVKIDAVYQKNEIHPIQDELAEDINEVLVQRDRISFDRETDNQAV
- a CDS encoding terminase large subunit domain-containing protein; its protein translation is MNQHADEVIQAAKSLYLKGNKVGEICKTLSVPKRTVYHWRNIGQWDSLFVDESAVHCVARRYTVLVEREDKTSGELKEMDRLLDHMLRLREMKIREMEAANEERDQGKPVVGGRTRRPNKKRGKVIKNDVSHLTAKDFKDKFHAHYYEYQHELRRNKHHRTRNILKSRQIGATWYFAQEAFEDATLTGDNQIFLSATRRQADVFRAYIVAVAKEKFDIELKGKDEIVLHTAKGPATLYFLSNNSKSAQSYHGHVYIDEYFWITKFNELYKVATGMAAHKKWRRTLFSTPSAVTHDAYDLWTGDRFNKRWRRKNKRKEFPSFKECQAGAVGPDKVWRYVITLKDAENGGCDLFDSDELRLEYSPDEFRNLFMCEFVDDTQAVFKLHDLEACYCDIDDWTDFDPDALRPFGDMPVWGGYDPSRHRDDSSFVILAPPLKPGGKFRILARFKWVNKSFSWQADQIEELTKRFNFVHIGIDVTGPGYGVYENVKAFFPAAMPIHYSLTTKIELVLKGKDVIESGRLEWDAGQSDIAHAFLTIRQDTTGSGMVTYSAGRTEATGHADVAWAIMHALYNEPLNVKHKQKVVIA
- a CDS encoding ogr/Delta-like zinc finger family protein produces the protein MAFRVYCPTCGKVARITSSNNMNRQFKQAYCICSNPACGHTFVMNVEFDHTLSPSALSIPENLRKQIRETDPAHQASLFQDMGIG